The DNA sequence tcaggatgctttattgttggcatgacacagggctgatggtagcgctcaccttttcttctccagaCAATCTTTCTTCCGGATGCCCCAAACAATCGGAAAGGGGACCCTCAGAGAAAATGgctttaccccagtcctcagcagtccaatcccggtaccttttgcagaatatcagtctgtccctgatgtttttcttggatagaagtggcttctttgccgcccttcttgacaccaggccgACCTCCAAAAGCCTTCGCCTCATTGTGCCTGCAGATGCAgtcacacctgcctgctgctgTTCCTTAgcaagctctgcactggtggtgccctGATCCCGCAGCTGAATCAACTTTAGGAGACGTCCTGGTGCTTGCTGGGTTTTCTTGGGCAccctgaagccttcttcacaacaaCTGAACCTCTCGCCTTGAAGTTCCTGATGATCTgataaatggttgatttaggtgcaatcttagtagcagcaatatccttgcctgtgaagccTTTATTGTGCAAAGCAATGGTGACTGCACGTGTTTCCTTacaggtaaccatggttaacagaggaagaaTAATGATTCCAAGCACCACCCTCCTTATAAAGCATtcagtctgctattctaactcaatcaacatgacagagtgatctccagccttgtcctcaTCAACACTTAATTGCAATTCtctgatcactcttcataacattctggagtttatgcaaattgccatcataaacactgaggcagcagactttgtgaaaattaatattcgtgtcattctcaaaacttttggccacggcTGTACATCAGAATCTGAAGGCATAATTAACAACTATACGCTGGATGCCAAATGGATGTTATGATCAGTTGgaagtttttgtttgtttgcatggGAGACTTTTATTGAGATAGTTCAGGTGACTCCCTGCATACGCATACAGTTGGCAGGCACTCTGACATGACGACTGATGTAATCAGTATGCCAGTGGCTCCACCTGACACAGCAGAGAGGGATGTGTCTTGCCAACACTTTGGAATCACCTTTACACATCGGCAcgtaggtggcgctgttgccCTTTGTTCCCACCTGACATTACTCACATAATTCACAGACCCTTCATTTCCTGTTCTTTGACTTCCAGTCATTTCCTGGCACAAACATGTGCGAAGCTCGGTTTTTACTGGTGTTACTGTCACGCGGCAAAATTCGTCGACATTCACACAGAATGTTATGTAAAAGGTTTTATTTCCTTTGGGTTACGTTGCCGTTTCTTAACTGGGAAGTTCTTTCATCATACAAGTATTTATCTTCAGTttcaaaaaaaagcacaatagaTTGTGTCAAGCTTTTACTGCTTAGACTTGATTGTGACATTGTACTTGCGAACATTTTCCTCTGTAATATATACACGTATTTTTACATTAAGAAAAAGATGAGAGAAATCAGTAAATCTCAGCCTACCCGCCTTGGCCGACACATTACTACTTGTGACGTGAGGCAGATGGGGATAAAATGGTGTCTTACTCATTAGAAGGGGCTGCAACGTGAGTGATGTATATTTGTAAATTTTCAGCCAGGTTTAAAATGAAATTTTTTCTTTTGTCTTTTAGGATCGAGTTGCTTCTGAAGAGTGAGATTCCGGTGAGGCTGATGAACCAGCCGTATGTTGATGCGACGCCATCATTCACTCATGAAGGATGAAAACACCTACATGTCAAAAAACCTGCTTTTTCAAGAGTTCTGCTGATTATGGGCCGACATCCGTACGTCCAGCTCTGGATCAAATTACTACTTACACACTTTACTGAACAGGTCAGGGAAAAATCATACATATGCGTGTGCCTTTTGCTCTTCTGTGGTGGGTATGCAGCTTGCCAGAGATAAGGAAAAAGTACAATATGTTAAGGGAAAATGATTTTAAGATACCGTTTTAAACATTCATATACGCTCAGGGTGCATTtttagaggtggaaagttcaggtccagaaagtaaaaatccagaccaagattttgtttgaaCTAACCAGTTCTGCACTCTAtgactagttggttgaaacagaaTCTTAGTCTGTACTTCTTGGACTTGAACATTCCACCTCTACATTTCTAAATCATGGATCTGGAATAAATCGGGACCCTGGTAATCAAAGGTTGtgcaattttatatttcattttacctCATTTTGTGGGAAGCCTCATTGTCATAAGGCTGAAGGTTTATAATGCTGTGCTGTTTCCTTTAGCAccagtgcattatgggtgcAAGGTTCATGTTAGTTTGTCGTTTTTTTTAGAATCTGAACCTTAAATATGCCTGTCAGCCAAATGAACTTGTTTTATTTAGAATAGATTTCAAAGGTTTACAAATTTGGGTATGTTTGTATGATTTTTAAGTTTTAATGatttagtttttaaatatttataactaTTAAATTCCAAGTAGTGTAAAATCTGTGtcctgttttttttaagtagTTTTGGGCATTTGTGTAAGCTTGTTTGagaataatttattttttattcagtttttgacatcattatctttgatacttaCCTTGGTGTGTATACAGGATAGTATGGAGAGTCTATGGAGAGTGTAGAGAAAGATGTAAGCACTTGCCAAATACTCTCATAAGATCTCGGTAAAGAGCTTTATTGCATTATTAGTGGACATCGTGAGTTTTCTAATGAAAACACGACTCCATTTTTCCCTCATTCACACACAGATGTTATTGGATGTATCCCAGAGCCCATATGTCTTTTATTACTAAGGCAAAAAGTTTACCTAgattgagatatatatatatatttggatTTGGATGGTCTGTCCCTCTTTACATGATTTCCTTCTGGTATTTCAGGGAAATAAGTGGGTATatgaaatggatggatagaatgcATCAAAAAGTTTGAGTTAGAATTAGGTCATGTTAAGTTATCAATGAGGAGGACATAGTTACACACTTGTAAAAGTGGATCATGTACTGGTACTGTACGTATGTACACACCCTCTGGGAGCCACTGATAAGTACCCTGCTTGCCTGCGTACTTTGCCTCCTAATCATCCTTTCCTCAGGAATTTAACATTCATTCCACTGGGCGAGGGCTGGCAGGGTGTGTCGTGCCTGGTGTATCAGCACGGCGAATTTCCGATTGCCTCTCTGTTAATATTCAGGTTTTTTAGCATGCCTTTACTCTTCTCTTTTAGCCCGGGTCTTCTgatttggtaaatatatattctGTGATTTAGATGGAAGGGAGTTAATTACCTGAGTTTCTTAAGTATGGTATTGTTCAATACAGAATATTTCATACCCATTGTTCAAGGTgtacatttatattttatttgaacTATGAATTGAGTGTAGCTCTGTTATTTATAAATTTGgtcctgtatttttttaatgaaaaaacaCTGCACTCATATGCCACACTGGTGTAATAATCATTAAGGTATGTTCTGGAAATGCAGCGGTTGTAATGGTCAGGCCAGAAAGCCTATAAGGTCTGGGGAGGTCTATATATGGTCTGTTAAGTCTTAATGATTTGAATAAACTGTGAGACTAAACTAAATTAAATTAGTCATTTCTAGAACGGAGATGGTGATTCCTTGCTGTTGTGCCCTTACCCGGTTGCTTGAGATGACTTACTTGGCTTCACTGAGACAGAGCGTTGCAGCAGCTGTACTCTGGCGGATTATGCTGCCCGCGTGTCAATGCCCAGCCTGGTTCTTTGGTGTTGACACACAGCTCCCATGTGACCTAGTCTACTGACCACCAGGAGGTGCTGTTGCCCTTTGTTTTCACCTGTAGCAGGTTCAGTTTGACTGAGTAACGCGAGTTAATTCGCTGGCTCCAGCGTGGACCGCAGGCAGCGCTAACACAGTGGGGAGACTCTGCAGTTGCTCCAGGAATCCAGCATAGCATCTTTGTACTATTCAAAGAGAAACGATAGAGACGTAAAAAGAAGTGGAACATTTTCTGTGTTAGAaatcacccccacccacccaaaaGCGTATACTGGGtaggtggttggaagatggatggaattagAAACTAGGTCAAGTCTTTTATTAGCCTCTTGCAACAAAGGTATCATTGATACTGGAATGGCCTCATATTTTAATGGTCTTGTCCTGGCATGATGTGATTTGAGTAATCCTGATGTGCTGTGCCTGTAGGTTGTGTTCTGTTTGATTAATCAAAGGAATACATGTTAAAACAAACATCAAGTCAATGAAAAGTTTTGTTGAACATTAATGTACATTGAACAATAATGTATATTGAAGAAGTGCCCCTGGAAAGCTGTAGTTGGTAAGTGATGGTAGAATGTAGCTCgcttaaataaaatataaaaatcctTTGGTCTATTATCTGGGTATGTTATTGCTGGTCTTGCTGCAGTCCAAAAAAGCAATAGCATTGTCTTTATCTGGTTTTATAACTAGGTGATAGGAGTCTTTATGACTGACAGAATAGGGTTTGAAAGGTCAAGCATATGAAATTGGGCTGAATTGATTTGATTGGGttgaatattattatttaagGCACAAAGtagaattaacttaattaggaTTAATCATTTGGTCTTTCATCGCATCAGGAGTTTCAGACTATTAGGTAATGAAGTGTTAAAATTGCATTTGaatttgtattattatattaagggccaaaatgaataaaatcgTGTAGTTTTCTTATTATAATCTGTGTTCAACAACTGGCCAAAAAATAGTTTGAAAAGTACTTAAACTTAAGAAATGTCAAGATTAGTCAGCATTCTATAGACCATTTTAGCATATTGACATACATATGTTTTATTTGTCAGTAATAATTTTTTGCCAATAACTGACAAATGTAATATGTTCTTAGGAATAAATATGCATCAGAAAAGTTATTAAATATACAGTGTGGTAGAAAGATTGAATGCTGTAAGACTAGAGCCAGCCCTGGTCATCAAATCCCAATTCCCAGGTGTCACCTTTGGTCCGGCAGATTGCTGTCATTGCAGCTTCAGCTGCCTGTGAAATAGTTTTAGTTTCTTTCCACAAGccaaagattattattattttttttacaacttTAATGGATAGGTTTCTGTAAATTGTgggctgcgtgtgtgtgtgtgtgtgggggggggggggggggtccaagtatactttaccttgtggggaccacaacgtgatgaatgccTGTTTATTTTACCTTATTGGGGTCCAGTATGAGAAaccaatattttattataatccgtgactgcaatgaaaaatctaaaaaaaaaaaaactcatgtattttgtttggttacttatggttgtggttagggctgggtaggggttaaggtggtcaaagttagcattagcatttttcccataggaaatgaatgagcggtccccaaaaagatgtGATTACataactctgtgtgtgtgtgtgtgtgtgtgtgtgtgtgtttgccaggctggcatcctgtccggcgtccccagccttgtgctgtGTGGTTATGAATGGTCTCCATGTGCAGTGTGGCTTAACGAGTTGGAACATGTGCCTGTCGAAACTTCAAACCTCATGGTTGGCAGAGTAATTTTAACattggcccttaacccccaactgtttttgaactgtgtgtTGCTTTGAATAAAATCATCTTCTAAGTAAATAAAAGGTGCTATAGACAGTGTCTGTGCACAGATCATGCTTCATGTCCTGCATTCAGGTTGAAAACTGAACAGGTTGTAGGAGTCTCCGTTCACAATCCTGGGGAGCTCTGATGTGGGGACGTATACGTTTCTGTGGGGCTTGTTGAGGTGGTCACTTGTTTAAGGATCAGAATTTTGCTGATAATCAATTGGATAGCTCACTAGCATTTTTGTCACGACACCATCCAATGAATTTTTAACACTCATCGATTATATTTTGACCCATTAATGTCACACGAATGACAACAACAAACCACTTTATTTCCAGGCCCTGTTTTCTTCAGGAGACACATTACTAAACAGGTAGTTTCCAAAGTCACAGTCTACATATTGACAAATCCATGGCGTGTTTCTCTTTAAGGAAAAATTCGATATAGATATCTTACAGGCGATATTAGATGTtgtgcattgtaacatttatcAAACAGTATGTTTTGTGGTTCAGGAGTCGTAGTCAGCCTTTACTATttcatatttgttatatgtactCTGAAAAAAATCCATTAACGATACACTGCGATATGGTCGAACAATTGCTTGCAATTGTGTTAAGACGACCAAGTGATAATGTAATAAAAGCAGCTATAACACTATTTGGGTTGATGTTCTACTGGAAATGAATGGTCATTTTCACATGTAGCAACTATCAGAAGGGACGGAATATAAAGACTCCCCATAACTGCATTCCATACCAGCTGAAGGCAAATATGTTCCCATAACAGCTATGAAAACACTTATAACAATGTGAAAAAGTTCATCAGAGAGTTCATTCTGAATAATATTTCCATCCAGTAAGGCAGTGTCATTGTTCGCCATCTTGAAGCAGATGTACTTTAAATGGCTGATGGTCAAGAACCAAATGTGTATTAGTTAGCAGTATTTCACATGGCTTCATATTAAGGCATGGAACTACACAAAGACATCATCTGGGCAGCGTAGCTTCCTCTCACCGAGGTTAAATTCCAGTTTGACCCATGGTGACCTCTAGCTGATTAAATTACTACATTTAAATGTTTACGTTTATAGCCCTTATTTCATTCATCAGAGGCTACGTACGGAATTACATGATTGGGTAGCAAGGCCCAAACCCTTGCTTTAGTCCTTTTTGGGGTTATCCTCCCTTTTCCATGTTCCATACAGGATCAAAAGTCACTGTTCTGGAATCGTTTAGTGTGACTTGGCTCTCGGTCGTCCTGGTAGCTGTTCGGGGGTGGTACCGCTTTGCAGTAGACGTACTGTTCCCATATTCGAAAAAAGGCCATTCGGAACTTCTTGATACGGAAGGCGTAGATGACGGGGTTGACGGCTGAGTTGCCATGGGTGAGCAGGATTGCGGTGTACATGAGGAAGATGGACTTGTGGCAGTCGGGGCAGAAGAGGGTGATGCAGTTCAGCACGTGAAGCGGCAGCCAGCTGAGCGCAAAGAGGAAGAGCACTAGAGCCAGAGACTTAGCTAGCTTCAGCTCTTTGCCGTAGTACTTGCTGGGGTCGCTGTGGCCGGAGGTGACCTTCTTGCTGAGCTGCCTGTGTATCATATAGAAGACCTCCACGTAGATGAGGAGCATGACAAGCAGTGGCGGCAGCACCCAGCCAAAGAAGTTGAAGTAGACCATGTACTTCATGCTGATGACCGTCTCGAACTCGCAGGTGATGATCAGGTCGGATGTCACCGAGTTGTTTCTATGCAGTGTCTGGAGATTGTTCCAGCCCAGCATGGGTGTCAGACCCACCACGAAGGCCACCATCCAGCAGAGCAGCACCGCTAATCCGGCACGCCGTGGGGTCACCACCCGCTTGTAGCTGTGGAATGAATCAAGACAGGAGAAGATTCGTCAGCCCGCAGATGCTACAATgactgcaggacacactcattTTGGTCCCAGCTCAGCCTTTAagtatttcattaaaataattattagAGTTGCATTAATTTCCAGGTAAAAAAGGTGCACAAACAAAGTCTAAAACCTGCAGTTAATATTTGCTTATTTATACACAGAACATACCTAATACTTCATTTATTACATTCTGTATTGTCAGTTGCCCTTCACTTATAATTACAAGTGTAATCCCATATTCATTATTGAGAGTACGAATTGATGTGAGGTGGCCATGGAATTTGATAATGTGGCATTGAATTGCTTTGAATTAGTTTTTAACCTGCGTTAAATACCAActaagatgaaaaaaaaaaaaactagtagGGCACTACAAGTGATTCAGCGCAATTTGTAAACGCCGGCATTCTGCAATAGTCGTGAATGTCGTCTTCAGAGTAGTAGGTGTGTATGCTTCAGTTGTGATGATTTTATAACTGGATTGGCAAGTTTTAATCAACTTACAATACTCCTCCAGTCTCTGAATGTGGCAGACACCCAGAAAGCAAATTAACCCTTTTTAGTGAGGATTCCCAAAGGTGTGCAAGACAGGCTCCAGGTGAAAGCGAGCAAAGTGTTCCGTCTTTAGTTAACCTGAGCTGATTACATGCTGCTGGCCAAGACCAGCCTGCTCACCTGAAAACACAGCATGTCGACTACACAAGGCCAGGTACTAAAACCcaaattgattttaaaaaatgtctTATTTTCCTCTCTAAACTTTGCAATACTTCTCTCTAAAGCTAATCAAGTACA is a window from the Brienomyrus brachyistius isolate T26 chromosome 8, BBRACH_0.4, whole genome shotgun sequence genome containing:
- the LOC125748014 gene encoding adenosine receptor A1-like — translated: MPDDLSLARMLYIGMEVAIAVASVIGNVMVVWAVKTNRSLRDTTYSFIVSLAFADIAVGALVIPLAITISIGLQTHFYSCLLVACSVLVLTQSSILALLAIAIDRYLRVKIPVSYKRVVTPRRAGLAVLLCWMVAFVVGLTPMLGWNNLQTLHRNNSVTSDLIITCEFETVISMKYMVYFNFFGWVLPPLLVMLLIYVEVFYMIHRQLSKKVTSGHSDPSKYYGKELKLAKSLALVLFLFALSWLPLHVLNCITLFCPDCHKSIFLMYTAILLTHGNSAVNPVIYAFRIKKFRMAFFRIWEQYVYCKAVPPPNSYQDDREPSHTKRFQNSDF